The following proteins are co-located in the Megalobrama amblycephala isolate DHTTF-2021 linkage group LG12, ASM1881202v1, whole genome shotgun sequence genome:
- the si:ch211-51h9.7 gene encoding uncharacterized protein si:ch211-51h9.7 has protein sequence MVLIKFPAVLCVVALLCERVRFGLGCSGLLLCRSCGHEVAEDTDLRFVPSRLALSHRNDTVIGGKRVAVQLFENPQGFQFEVVTFKRADVLKHWPADSHFTWYPGHAWTVATCPRCKTHLGWAFQPSDWPRTVNREEFEGSDQTFVALIVDRLLQEHFASTLLMTPKSFRS, from the exons ATGGTTCTGATCAAGTTTCCCGCCGTGCTGTGTGTTGTGGCGCTGTTGTGTGAGCGGGTTCGGTTCGGGCTGGGGTGTTCGGGGCTGCTGCTCTGCCGCTCCTGCGGGCACGAGGTGGCGGAAGACACGGACCTGAGGTTCGTGCCCAGCCGCCTGGCACTGTCGCACCGGAACGACACGGTGATCGGAGGGAAGCGCGTCGCCGTTCAGCTGTTCGAGAATCCTCAAGGCTTCCAGTTTGAAGTCGTGACTTTTAAGAGAGCAGATGTGCTGAAGCACTGGCCGGCGGACAGTCACTTCACCTGGTATCCGGGTCACGCGTGGACCGTCGCCACCTGCCCGCGGTGCAAAACACACCTAG GTTGGGCGTTTCAGCCCAGTGATTGGCCCAGGACGGTGAACCGAGAAGAGTTCGAAGGTTCGGACCAGACATTTGTGGCGCTCATAGTCGACAGACTTCTGCAGGAACACTTTGCATCCACACTACTGATGACACCAAAATCTTTTAGAAGTTGA